The genomic window aatagaaccaaattagttggACTTGGATCTAGTCACTCAACCATCGATGCTTCCTCGGATCTTATTTATGAAATACCGTAGATAATTGACTATCTCAAATTATTATATGATCTTTGAATTTTCCCCAATTCTGTTTATTAGTTgataattcattaataacaaCATCGACGATGATCCAAAAATCGAACACATTTAACTCTAACCAGCTATAGGGCATTTGTTCCTTTCAGAGGGTAGAAGGATCCCAGAAAGAGCTGATTTTAGATTATTTTTAATCTACTTCGTGCTACGTGAAAATCGCTGGTCCCTGTGTTCCTCTGGTAGATTCCTGCGATTGcctacaacaaacaaacaagcaaacaagttTGAAGCCTATTGTATGGCATACAGGAGAGCTTAATGATGAGGCCTCTCTATAATACACACTGACTGATGCAGTTACTTGAAAAACAAGAACATTGCAAATTCAAGTTTTAATTTGAAAATCAGCcttttgtttttgatgttgtcAGGCAAATACTTTTACTCTAAACTCGTAAAATGTTCACTTTTAAATATTTTAGTGCTTGTAATTTCTAGAATGGTGAATAACATTGTGTTTTAATATGTCtttgttcaaatttcaaaattcatatttattttggaattattttatttatttgactgTTAAACAAATATTCTTTTGTTATGTGTGTTCTGGGTCCGTTAAGTTTCCCAAAGACTAACGACCAATCTTACATTTGATTTGATATAGTTGTGCGTATATGGGTGGTACATGAAACTTTAAAGATCGATTGAACCGGGTCTGTGAAAATAATAAGATACAGTCAGTGCAACTGACGTCCTGCCTTTTTAAAAGCATTCTTGTTTTCACAGCTGTTGAGATCAGGAGTTGACCCAAGTCACAATAACCAGACCCTGCCAAATTGAAAGACGTGTCCATCATATTATGTGTATAATAATAGTACATAGTTAGTTTGTAAAGTATGTTATATTAACATTTCCAAGTCCGTTGTTCTTCTTTGATGTTTTTTCTAGTTACTATGCTTCTTCAGTTTCTCTCTACCCTTTTACGACAAAATTATTTTACTAACATTGTACTACActgcacctaggtttcattatcattgaggtataggactttttattttttcggagaagagcagatagggtaactacttgattatatttctacatgttcatactacatactctgaaaattttagaaaatttgcacaagtccggttttttttaaatcacatttttgttcctaaaatggggttatagcgccctcaacgggcactctctccatagggctacatgtaaagaccagttcatttttcctcaaattttgcatatgatgtagatttaacatctggagactggaatgtaatgcaagtggtgtcgttgctgctcttctaaattcatttttaaaatgtcctccCAGACCAAGGTGGTCCAACTAAAAACCCCAACGAGTCTCACTCAAATCTGTAAGACACAACTGGATTTGTTTTACTCAGTCAATGCACAATCCTTTTCCCCATTTTCTAATAGAAAAAAGCCAGGTACCAAATCAAATTCATGACTGCTGCATCATGCCTGCATGATAATAATAGTACCGTGAATGCATGAGGTGTAATTTCAGCAACGATCGCAAGTGGTAGTCCTGACTCCTGCAACTACCCAAAGTCAGCTGGTGCCGTGTGCTAGATGATAAACCCGAAAGGGGGCGCTGCAACAAATCCTTGTAGATGACACTGAACATTACAACTCAAGTTGCAGACAAAATAATTAGCTTGGTACTTGCAACAAAACTaaattaatatccaaaatattACGAAATTGCAGTTTGGACGCAGAAACATTTCTGCTGGGACTCGTTTCTATTGGAAAACCGTGTAAACCTCTTTCATACTTCTGACAGTTTCATTCATtttatgtatgtacatgtatatagccaTATAGTACATTGCATATTGTTAATGTTTCTGTTTGTGAGAAAATGACCGCTACAATTTAAGTGAACATGATTGTACAATATGATTCTAAtgtaatattttgatatgtatGATTTAAGTATTATGAAAGAGTTTGAAAGGAACACGTTAGAAGTGTAGATATGTCACACATCATAAGGGCACCTTTTACAtccaaatttgatcaatatgTGCTTTCAAACTTATTAGAATGTACATAGGTAAAGTATTCTATTGTGTATATGAATTTTTAAGGCTTGGACCTTTTATTTACACTATTTAAAGATTAACACCCGTTGTTAtaatgaaatgttattaaaaggttttaatgTAACGAACTGTATATactttaaataaaacattttaaatgtgaTTATTGTCAGTATTGTGGTCTGCTTGAATTTGTAAAATGTTGGGTTGATAATTTATTTCTATCGTGGTGAAGATGATCCATttaagttcaaaacattattttgtaaattaaatctaatactggaacctGAGACGGTGAGACCAATATAATTTTAATTCGTGAACGAAAACTTTGCAACTCACTTTCCTACGTTGCGATTAATTCTTGATACATGTATCGTGTATGGTTCCTTGTGTTCTTCAGTATCATAAAAGAAATTAAACAACCAAAGATATTCGGCATAGTAATACTTTCTTTGTCGTACAGCTGGGCAAAATCTTCTCAATCATTAAAATTATGCCAACGTTTGGTATTGAATACTTTGCAATGATTGTAAGTTGTGATTGTAAAAAGTATATTTcgaatttgtttgaaactgtgcGACTTCCTTCTAATTATACTTCTGGATGAGAAACAAGTATTTCGATAGGTGATATTTCTGCATTTTGAACGTCTCATTAAAGGTATTACACtttataaatgaatgaatgcattagcgaatgaaagaataaatgaacgaacaaaaaacaacaacgaaTGGACAAAAAACGAAATTACcgggtggtgtttttttttctataccctgatcatgctgatctaATTTCAATCGGCGGATCTTTACAAAAAACAATTGGACTAAGCGACGTTTCAtcattaaatattcataatgGGCTTTGCACAAGAAGCAATGTAATGTGTTTTAGCACAGCAATCCAACCTTATTATTTTCCTTGGTTGCGTTAATTACTTTTAGCTCCTCTAGTTAATTAAGTCCAGTAGCCATGAAATCACTTATTACGTAACAATAAAATTGATTTTACTCGCGTGCCGTTTACATTATCGATCCACGAAATGTTCAACTATATCATATAGCTTTGTTCTTCCAAAAACGATTAAGCGGAAATGACTACCTGATATTTATTCCAACAGCTGGTCCTATACCAATCCGTATAAAGCATTATTGATATAAATAAGTGATATATATGGGTTTATTGATATCtttgttcattttgaaacaaatgtCGTCACTTAAGCTATACCTTTGTTCATTAACCGATGAAATAATACAACACTACAAAATAATATACCGTTCATTTTTCATTCAGATTTTATTGATGTATGGCCATTAAAAATGTCGACACCAAATGAAATCACTTGACCTTAATAGGAGAAAAATTATTTTCTTAAATTATAGGCCCAcataatgtacaacttaatttgATCAGTTGACAGGCTGTCAAAGTTTATTTGCATATCTCTTCATGCGAATAAGTACAAAATAAAGATACATTTGGGTTTGTTTTACCATTCCCTTATTTCACTTATATTATTTTCTAGTTCAAAAGATCTGTCGTTAACAAGTTCCAATTAACGCTTCTTTCAAAACCATTGTATTGTTTTAGGAAATATTTTCGAAATGTGAAAAGAACACTGCTTCAATACTGAACAAACCGATTCAAAAGATTATCGTTGGTCATATTTTTACGAAGACAAAAACATACACATCAAAGGTGTGAATATATTAATGTATCATTAATAACTTTATGTCCTCAGTGAAGTatttataatagcttataataatATACAAGCAAGTAAGTCTCAAATGATATGTGGAAATCATTCACAATTATTTGTCCACAATGGCAAAAGAACACTCCTTCAATGTAATAACGTATACCTATGCGGCCTATTAAGTATtatacacgttcaattttatcgggcaatatcaaagaccgtagatatacaagagtggatacaaatcTACCGTTGTACATTGcaaaatggtagattttgtattcgCTCTTGTATCTAcggtctttgatattgcccaatgaATTTGAACGTGTGTGCCCCACATAGGCGAGCGAAAATGTACAAAAACTAATTAATTGGTACTTCTCTTTATACCAATTTCCGTTGAACATGCATGAACTTTaaattgtatcaaaataaatacaattataaCAAACTATCAGTAGGCCCTATTGTTTTCATATTGCTTGACACGTTCAACATTATTGCATTGTgtcttatagataaataaatattattataaataatataggGGGCCTATATACATAATTTATAGATTTTGAGGAAAAGgagtacaaaatgtggttcaagcatgaaccagttacgtaatcactctaattatttctgattatccCCTTTCATTCGTCTCATTATCCTCTttcatttgtctcattatcatttgttcttgtgcaaagattggtgaataaatatgtttgaaTGCATGCTATTTtgcactttgttctcaaaattacaaaaaaaatactAGGCAATTATCGTACTAGGGTGACTTGCACAAATCATTCTGCTAATTTTATCGCTTATCATGCTTACTGTACTGTAGTACATTCACAGTAATTAATGCAAATTTGAGAAACTGCGTTATTCCAcattaatcaaaataattataccaTAATTGTGAATTACTGCATCAATTTCCACATAAAGTTTAGTTGTATTATACTAGGCTTCAATATTGTACATGAGTTGTGGTTCAAAAGAGTTTCGTTATAGTTAAGTTATCTATATAATAACTGGAGATCAATTCATGTATATGATAATGCATTTCACTCTATACATTGCTAAAGACTTCGTAAAAAGTAACGCAGATGTTATGAAATACGCCTGCATTAACAGCTATCAATGAATATTAAACGCAAGCATGTAAAACGGAAACCCGCCATTATCTTCtcgctgaattcaaatcaatatacAGTACatatttactgcaactttttaattcggtTTTTTGGatctttgaaatgaaaaaatactAATGAGTATTGGCGAATGGCGTATAAAAACACGCGTACATAAACCACATTTCTTTATGATAGTCGTATTTGTAACGGCTGCgttagggtttttttttaaagtctttaTATAAACATATTTAGAACGATAATGATCTTTCAGTTCAAATTTGTTCCgagaaaaaaatagtaaaaaataaataaagaacagAAAGAAAGCAAGCCTTTAcatctgagaccataatacctatttaggtattatggtctcagctttacataaacacttatacaatcaTAATATCGAAACACGAATATTTGTATGCCCAGTGCAGTTAGCGACTCTCCTTTTCAAACACGCATATATTTTGCCCCATAATGTCTAAGAAGCaacttaaataaaaattcccgaCCTCAAATTACGAAGCCATATCATCATCAATCTATAATGTATCATGAACTGAAGCAGAGTGAAGTGCAGAAAACGCAACTATTTTCTTATTTCAaaactatctacggtagatagcaatacatccaCCTTGCATGCCTATTTGTATACTTATATAGGGCGTTTTTGGTGGGGTGCGTTTATAACGCTTTTGTAATCTTTTCGAACGGGGACATTTGTATGAAACTTAAGGTCTACATTCCAATCGGGGACCGAGGACTTTCCCTGCATTCTAATTATGTGCAATGGGCTGCATAacataaaaattcaattttagaatGCTTCTCCCTATCGCTTATTCACAGTAATCAATGCAAATTTAAGAAACTGCATAATTccaaattaatcaaaataattaCCATAAAGTGAATTACCGTTTCCACATAAAGCTTTGTTGTAGGCTTTAATGTTGTACATGAGTTGTTTTGTTATAGTTAATATATAATAACTGGAGATGAACTCATTTATGACAATTAATGCAtttcaatatacatgtactatATAAACATATTTCAATCTTCAGGATAACAGACGTACATATCCcctaaataatcatgataatgatcttTCAGTTCTAATCAATtttgtttagaaaaaaaaaaggaaaaataaattaaggaaagaaaaagaaaacttaCATAGATTTTTACAATCATATTTGAAAATGTGTATACAAATATTTGAATACACATACCCCCAGCAAAAGACAACATTCCTTTTCACGTTTGATGTCACGCACGCACCCCTACAATAATTATGTTTTGCCCTGTATAATGTCTAAGAAgaagcttgaaaaaaaaaaaagattcccgacgtcatattatcatgattatgaggcCATATCATTACCAATCTATAACGTATAAACTGAAACAGAGTGAAGTGTAAAAAATGCATCCATATTCTTAATCTTATCTGAAaaactatctacggtagatagcaatgcattccCGAATGTCTTTGTATAATTATACGGGGCGTGTACATATTTCATGTAACATTCAACTTGAAAAACCTATAGCTACCCATCATAAATTTCTAAATGCCCATTCAAATCATCGCAAATTAAAGCAAGCTTTCTCCAGTATATGGATGGCTAGCAATCAAGTGACTCTTCAACGCATTCTTCTGGTAGAAATCTTTTTGACAATATTGACATTGGAATGGCTTTTTCTCGGCATGAGTTCTACGATGAGTGTTCAAGGTACTGGCTAGCGTGAAGCCTTTATCACAAATCTCACATCGATATGGACGTTCACCTGTagtgaaatgaaaagaaaacgGCGTGGTAAAATTATCATGTTCAAAGTTAACGTAATTAGAATTACTATAGGGTATATGTTGTTCAGTCGGTTAGTTAGTTGATGAATGCATGCCTTCCCGAAGAAGGAGAATGCGTCCAAAATTAACACTTTGCTATGAACAAAAACTGCCGAATATATATACACGCATACTATGACCGCATTCATGCCCTAATGTTATAATAAAGGTCACTACATGTAGATATGATTGTTTCCTTGAAAGAAGTTAGTTGTTCTTTCCATAAAAGAAGTAAGGGTTGTTTCCTTGTTAGTTACATTGAATGATTATTGTTGTAATAAGCCGATATCTATTTACAATGGAGAGGTTTCAATATTGAAAGAGCAAAACATAAACAGTGTAAACACAACTTAAcacaaaaacaaaagcaaacaacaacaaacaaaacagtGGAACAAGCAAAACATTGGACCTACTTTCCAATGTTTACAGTCAAGAACACCTCATTATTATAGTGAGGACTAATTAACATCCGCTCACTCGGGCACCATTGAGTGACGGGTAACTTTTCAAAAGTTGGATCAGCGGAGTAAATGTAGGGCCGAACCATGGTATTTTTCTAGTAGGACGGGTAGGTCGATATTAATATTATAGCTTTATTCCCAACTAGGCCGACTTGagtatttttaaagcaaagtcgAGGATCGAAACCTTTCAGAGGCGTTTGCTTTACCCCAAAGTAGTACTATGTTATGTCTCCGTAAAGTTGCTTGATATCACTTACCAGTGTGTCCATAGATATGTGCTTGAAGATTGCCTTTTTGGTTGAAACCCTTTCCACAATAGGCACAGGTGTACATCTTCACTGCTGAATGTGTCCTCATATGATAAGTCAGGTGCGTAAGCTGTTTGAAACCACGACCACAGGTTTTGCATTTATGGGGTTTCTCACCTatcaaaagaaacaaaatgtcGTTTGTCAAAACCCAACTCTACAAATTTACAACGTTGTCAATCTATAATTAACTGGGAGTACTTTTTTcttattataacaataataaaattactgcgacaaataatacaaaatgtcTCGCCCTATAGTTGAAgagttcttgaaatataagccAATGCCGTACTCGATATGAGGCGAGAACATATTATAAGTTCATTTTTGACACATTTCCAATTATTTCAAATGTTTTCTGCCAGGAGCAAAAGCTAGTTCTTTTATGAGGCATTTGTGTTAGACGAATGATTTTGTCCTTGGCAATGAAACTGTTTTGAATGTATCCTGTGGTCGGTTAAAATTAAATGTTGGACTTTTCCCTTAAGTTAAGAGTCACAAGACGTCCATAAAGTTCCTTGACTCTTCCAGCAGATCGGAATCGGTCCATTTGCTTCAGGAGGACCACTGTGCCAACCACTGGGAGTATTTGACCAAACAGCACTATCCAGACTGATGAAAACACCACGCACCAAGACTGCGAGTTACTTACACAGGTATTCATGACTCTCGGATGGGACCACACAATTAATAATTTAATTCAGTGGATGGGACTGATGGTTGAACGTCCCCTTCGAAAGACAAACACGCTTATGTTCATTTACCTAACTCCATATTGTAATATCAAAAAAGCGCATTTTTTTATGTTCGTGATTCAGAGTTTATTTTGTTATAGTTTATAGTGCCCAGCACTGAATTGGTCCCACCAAGGATCGAACCAGGGATCTTCCAGAGGCAAGCACACTGCCTATTATACCACTCAATAATTGTGATGTGATTGGTGCTGTTTCTTACCTGTGTGTGTGTATGAGTGGATCTTCATATCAATCTTTTGATGAAACCCCTTATCGCAATACGGACAGGTGAATGGCTTGTAGTTGGTATGGGTTCGCATATGGGTGTGTAGGTTTGAAGCACGGTTAAACGCCTGAAAATCCAAATGAATATATGCTTATTTTTTCAGAAGTAcacaaacaaatgtttttgagCATTTTATTCCAACTTTGAAAAATATAATTACTCTAATAGTTCTGCTAGTTCAAATATAATGAGGTATGGGCCTAATCAACTTTAATTCTTCATATTCATGTAAACAAGCAATTTAGGGTGGACTTTGAGGATAAAAATATTGTGCAATAAAACAAGCAAATCCATTTCATTCATAACATAATCTTACCTAACATCGGCCATTAATAAGAACATAATACAATGCTATTGGATCCAATACAAAATCCAACAGACCGACAAGGTTTCTTATTTTATTGTAGGTTAAGATTCTAAAACCAATATTGTCCTGTTATTTTTATAGCCATATCTCGCTGTTATTATTTTGGGCTACAAGACCTAATGGGTAAGGTTAAAATTCTCCGGCAATGtgaagcaaaatataaaaaatgtgaaaatcaagcaaacaaacaagccgacaatcaatcaatcaatcaatcaatcaaccaaccgaTCAATCAATCCATCACATCTTACCTTATCACATTGAGGGCAGACATAAGGTTTGACAGTTGTATGAGTTAATCTATGTCTTGTCAAGTTGCCAGGTTGTCTGAAAGCACGCCCACATAACTCACACTTAAACGGCTTATCTCCTGTATGTATTCGCTGCAAATAAAACAGAGAAATTGTGTAAGTGAAAAAGTACAGGAGGAATTacttttggattaaaaaaataaataaaacataggGCCTATAGCTCAATCCTAGTCATTTTGTTGGAACTATCTTGTAAtaaaagcaaaatgttactaTTTGGCCAAATTGTGGACATAAGGACCAAAAGCGTGCATacttgtatgctgtgacaatcaagtctttaaaaaacacattttctgtTCCATTTTCTAACCAATTAttacaaatcaaaataaaatagtaagtaaataaataaataaataataagtaaataaagtcgctttgaattttgtgactgcaatagaaaaccccaaaacatgcaaaattggccAAATGTCAAAATCTGACgtttaaatgttttatttggcaaaacggaTAATATATTCTTTATTACGTGCTGTATGGACCTGAGAATCATTACATAATAGGAGGTGATTCTGCAACTTCCCACAGCTACTTATGTTCTGATATATTTAGCAATGCAATTATATTTAAGAGTTGGTGttcaccattgagaaaggcaacagattGGATTGCCGAAACTTTATGGAAAACAAGTGAGtttttcttggaatttttactatgaaaacttttaaatctgaTTATTGAACTCCTAGTGCTGAGTCTCTTCAATAATTATTAAACAATGTAAGTTGTTCAGTGGTCTTAAAATAATTTAGTATTCTCTTTCTTCTATATAGCCAAATTCCGCTACCGGGCAAAATGTAATTAAAACTAATAAGTCAAAATGTATTACAAGTGAAACAAAAGCAGTGTTTCTCACTATTAACAAATTCTTTTGGCCCTCAATAGTTGACAATATCGATTTTATGAACAAGTACACTAGGAAACCTCGAGGAACTGAGATGTAATATGTTTTAAGCAAACGCTATTAGTACGGAGACGcagtaattaaaaacaaaaccctaTGGATCGATTTATATACATATGAAATCATGCCATGACCAGTAGCCGGTATACAGTAGCCGACCTCCGTTCGATGATGTTTGcatatataatatttattcacATAATAAAAGAGACGGCTGTGCTTCATAAGGGTTCCAATGGtgatgtttgttttttaataaatGGATGTGCTAATTTATTTGCGCAAATCTCCATTGTATAAGCCAACTCGATGTTAATTAAAGAGTCTAAATGAAGACGATGCGTAATTGCATCGATGATATAATGAGAAAAGAATCGTGATTGACAAGCAACATTTTATTGGTGTTGGTATGCACAAAGATTTGGCAAAACCCTATCTTCAATGTCCTTCACTCTTTAATATATGTGCATACATCAAAACCCTTGGAGAATATCAATGAAAACTCGAGATATACCATTGGCTTAATCATAAGTAGTtagggtagtttatcaattatctaatcagaggtagctcAAGTAGATCAAAAATGttacagaaaagaaaaatattttgttgtcttTACAAAATAGCCAACCAAAATATACCTCAGCCCTGCAGAAATTATTTGTCACACACAAAAGAACTTTTGCATGCATGTTTACCGACACAATGAACtgcacaaaaacaaaaaccaccACTAGCTTCATGATTGCGAAAGGGTGTCCCTGTAAACGTATATAACTGGTGGTGTCGAGTGCGTTATTTCTGTCGAGTGAGTTATTTCTGACGAGTTGAAGTAATAAtttcaatataaatataataGAGTGTTGTATGATTACCTTATGAGTGACTAGAGTGTTGCTGCGACTAAATCCCTTGAAGCAGATATCACACTTATATTTCTTAGGTTGAGGAAGCTTCACGGTTGTTGCTGCTAGTGCTGGTGGTGAAATCAATGTCTGACGATCTACCGTCTCAGGTGCCCCCACTATGTGGCCGACATTCCCATTGACATCATTGAAAAAATCTTCCTCGTCTTCATGGTCTTGTCCAGTGGCGTCGTTGTCGTGCTCCATGTTTTTCTGTTGGTCACCTTCAGCTTCTTGTTCTTCGGTGTCACCTTCGTCCTCCTCTGGACAATCAGCACCATCGACATCCATGACCTTGATGTCTGTGCCATTCTGAATATATTCAAGTCCAAGAATCGGTTGACGTGCAAGCGGGCGGGTAGTGTCAGATTGTGGATGGTGGGTACCGGTGCGGATATTTTTTGAGATGCTGAGAAAGGTATTCTCGGTACTCAGGTTTTAAAAGCGATCTATCAGGATCAGTGGCGTCAAGCTTGTCCAATTTAGGAGATTTCAGTGGCTGATTGTCATTATTGTCTTCAGACGGTGGTGGGGGAGAGTTGATAGGACTACTTGATTTACCTGATTTAGAATCTGATATATCTTTTTTAAGAGATGAATTATTATGAGATGTATACGAATGGAATGTTTGGTGCTGCAGCATACGCATGTCCTCGGGAATATCATGGCGCCGATTTACGCGAGAATAGAAAGAACTGTACGGTCCACCGTATGGTGCACATGGTTGTTGATAATAAGCTGCAAATGCCCAATTGAGATGACTTCGAGGGTCTGGACCCAATGGTGGCAAAGAAGGTGTGTAGCGTGGTGTTCGGATGGCGAACAAGTTGATGTTGTTATGGACCGGGGAGTTACGATCTGAGGCAATTTGAAAGCTTTGGCGGTCTAAGAAATATTTCTTCTTTGGGATATGATCGCTTTCATTTGCAAGAGGTGATACACTATCCATTGAGTTGCTGGTGGTGCTCTCGACCGAATTCGGCCGTGATGAATCGTCATGTCGATTTATCTTCAGATTCAGAGGCTCATCAGTTGATGTATTACGAGTAATACTTGTCTCGGGACGAATACTCGCTAACTCTGCTTTCAATATGTCCTCTCCTCGTTGACGGAATGACATGACATCCTTGAAACTATCCGAATGTCTCATCATCATATGTGGTTGCTCACGGCGGCGGAGTTGCTGAAATAAACGCGATGAGCTGTGATGGGTTTGAGATGGTGTTGAATCTGAAGGCGAGTGTCTTGATCTCGGTAAACCAGGAACAACCTTGTCGAATGCCGAGTGTGCTGATGCCGTCAACGGATGGCTACTGCGTGGGTTCACGGCATGTGCGGACTCATCGTTCATGTCATTCAGCTTTCTCTCTGGCGATTTAGGACCTCTGTATAACATTGAACGTAATACATTACTGGTTTGATCGTGGAACGGTTTTGGTATGGTCAAGCATGGTAAGGTTTTCGGTCTCTGAGATGCA from Amphiura filiformis chromosome 5, Afil_fr2py, whole genome shotgun sequence includes these protein-coding regions:
- the LOC140151911 gene encoding LOW QUALITY PROTEIN: uncharacterized protein (The sequence of the model RefSeq protein was modified relative to this genomic sequence to represent the inferred CDS: deleted 1 base in 1 codon) — its product is MPRAFLVKKKVKLDLGIAEELHDENDKESADKEADCREKPIPNVSSGKDMDNNTRTPELDTGIAASFASQRPKTLPCLTIPKPFHDQTSNVLRSMLYRGPKSPERKLNDMNDESAHAVNPRSSHPLTASAHSAFDKVVPGLPRSRHSPSDSTPSQTHHSSSRLFQQLRRREQPHMMMRHSDSFKDVMSFRQRGEDILKAELASIRPETSITRNTSTDEPLNLKINRHDDSSRPNSVESTTSNSMDSVSPLANESDHIPKKKYFLDRQSFQIASDRNSPVHNNINLFAIRTPRYTPSLPPLGPDPRSHLNWAFAAYYQQPCAPYGGPYSSFYSRVNRRHDIPEDMRMLQHQTFHSYTSHNNSSLKKDISDSKSGKSSSPINSPPPPSEDNNDNQPLKSPKLDKLDATDPDRSLLKPEYREYLSSISKNIRTGTHHPQSDTTRPLARQPILGLEYIQNGTDIKVMDVDGADCPEEDEGDTEEQEAEGDQQKNMEHDNDATGQDHEDEEDFFNDVNGNVGHIVGAPETVDRQTLISPPALAATTVKLPQPKKYKCDICFKGFSRSNTLVTHKRIHTGDKPFKCELCGRAFRQPGNLTRHRLTHTTVKPYVCPQCDKAFNRASNLHTHMRTHTNYKPFTCPYCDKGFHQKIDMKIHSYTHTGEKPHKCKTCGRGFKQLTHLTYHMRTHSAVKMYTCAYCGKGFNQKGNLQAHIYGHTGERPYRCEICDKGFTLASTLNTHRRTHAEKKPFQCQYCQKDFYQKNALKSHLIASHPYTGESLL